In Clostridia bacterium, the genomic stretch GAATACGAGCTCTGGCTCAGATAATCGGAGCTAAATCCAAAGGCGATCCGGTCCAAGATGCCCGGCATGACCGCCGGAACTAGCAAAGCCGCCAGCAGCAGACCGAGCAAGAGACGCCGGTCCCGAACCAGCCCCAGGTAAAGGATGGCAGCCACCAGCCCCAGCATGGCCCCGCGGGAATAGGTAAAGGCCAAGGCTCCGGCCATGATTAGAGCAGCCATACCAGCCAGGCTCCGCCACCCCCAATTCTCCCCCCGGGTAAGGGCTAGGGCCAAGGCAGGGGGGATGAAGGCCAACAGGAAGCCGCCAAAGGTATTGGGGTTGGCCATGGTGCCAAAAACCCGCGTGCTGATGTCCTCTTCCGGATCTACCCAGGAAGGTGGAGTCTCAACCCCGGTAAGCTTCTGAAACCATCCGTACAGAGCCAAGATGGTGGCTAGGGCTATAAGCAGAACCACCAAGCGCCAGAGCATCGAGCGCGAAGGTTTGATTTGAACAATGATTACATAAAGAAGAGCAAACTGCAAAAAGGCCCTGAGCCCAGCTATACCGGTAAATACAGGCACCCGGTTGGCAACGATGGATAGCACCCCTACGGCCAGCAGAACCGCCAGGGGAATATCAGTGCTGGCCGGCGCCAGCCGCACTTCGCCCAGGAAGAAAACCCGCACCAGGAGGGCCACAGTCATTACCGCCAGCACTGCCTCCACCGTATACTTGGCATTATAGGGCAGATAGGTGTTAATAAGGGCTAGCTCCACGGGCACGAACAAACAAATGTATAGTATCCCTAGCTCGGGACGAAGATAAATCCAAGCTGCAACCAATAGCCCAAGCAGAATAGCCGTCAAAAGTAGGCTGCCGGTTCGCGCATATACAATGGCGCAGCCCAACAGGTAGACAGCTGAAGCCACCATAGCGTGCTCTCGCGCTAGGCCCAGAAAAAGGCTTGAGCTCGCAAGCCTCCGGCCCCATGACCCCAGCGGCAAGGTAAATCGCAGTATGCCCCGGTAAATTGCCCTAAGGCCCGCCCAGGTCAATGACTGCTGCGCCAGCGGTAGCGTAGCCGGGGGATCTAGCACCAGAACCCGCGCCAAGATGCTTCCCCGGCCCAGGCAGACCAGAGTCCGCCACAGCCATTCCAGGAAAGCAGCAAGGCAGCTGCCCGCCCATATATTCTCCCACTGGCCAGCTAAATTTCGGCCCCACCTGACCGCCGAACTATGCTCAACCCAACCTTCCCA encodes the following:
- a CDS encoding O-antigen ligase family protein, yielding MSQWEGWVEHSSAVRWGRNLAGQWENIWAGSCLAAFLEWLWRTLVCLGRGSILARVLVLDPPATLPLAQQSLTWAGLRAIYRGILRFTLPLGSWGRRLASSSLFLGLAREHAMVASAVYLLGCAIVYARTGSLLLTAILLGLLVAAWIYLRPELGILYICLFVPVELALINTYLPYNAKYTVEAVLAVMTVALLVRVFFLGEVRLAPASTDIPLAVLLAVGVLSIVANRVPVFTGIAGLRAFLQFALLYVIIVQIKPSRSMLWRLVVLLIALATILALYGWFQKLTGVETPPSWVDPEEDISTRVFGTMANPNTFGGFLLAFIPPALALALTRGENWGWRSLAGMAALIMAGALAFTYSRGAMLGLVAAILYLGLVRDRRLLLGLLLAALLVPAVMPGILDRIAFGFSSDYLSQSSYSGRIFAWMKGLEVLSMHPWLGVGPGRFGGAVAKLMGSPAFLEVGLSYWQGVWLDNQIVQVAAELGLVGLAVFAWFLVTFVRAAYQIYHREASPRWRAIIAGMTASFIGLLIQSFVAGIWEIHQTALFIWLFMGIIMSLEGRPANGDDHQPAAQALAQCRRQQVA